Proteins from one Paenibacillus amylolyticus genomic window:
- a CDS encoding class I SAM-dependent methyltransferase: MRQPFDYIGYWEKTYRSGKTSGRGSYGVLAEFKAEVVNGLIQREGIHRVIEFGCGDGNQLQYMNYEDYLGVDVAASSIKRCASQFTKDPSKSFMLYTPGLWINQGFLQADLTVCLDVLYHITDETDFRNTLHDVLHASTAWVVLYTRLKGNGNPGIDTIQDRNLFDYLFDYPDFKVHEIIPQRYPDQSSADFVILRRTPAK; the protein is encoded by the coding sequence ATGCGTCAGCCTTTTGATTACATCGGATATTGGGAGAAAACATATCGTTCAGGTAAAACTTCCGGGAGGGGTTCATACGGGGTATTGGCTGAATTCAAGGCCGAAGTCGTGAATGGACTGATTCAACGTGAAGGTATTCATCGTGTCATTGAGTTTGGATGTGGGGATGGCAACCAGTTGCAATATATGAATTATGAGGACTACCTGGGCGTTGACGTCGCTGCTTCTTCGATAAAACGCTGTGCTTCCCAGTTTACCAAAGATCCGTCCAAGAGCTTTATGTTATACACACCAGGCCTGTGGATTAACCAAGGTTTCCTGCAAGCCGATCTGACGGTCTGTCTGGATGTGTTATATCACATTACGGATGAAACCGATTTTCGCAATACCCTCCATGATGTTCTGCACGCTTCAACAGCATGGGTAGTGCTTTACACGCGTCTGAAAGGGAACGGCAACCCGGGGATCGATACAATCCAGGACCGTAATCTGTTCGATTATCTCTTCGATTACCCTGATTTCAAAGTGCATGAGATTATTCCGCAGCGATACCCGGATCAGTCTTCTGCCGACTTTGTTATTCTGAGACGCACACCTGCCAAGTGA
- a CDS encoding glycoside hydrolase family 88 protein, with product MDTSTSVKWLEEAWQQGAAKTIRNAKRIKDTFPHIAPQGMYDRNDPEWWTAGFWPGLLWLVYGNAPESEAVAPLHRIAESCERQLEGCLRDPESVDHDLGFIWLLSGVANYRQTGSTDGRRRGMLAANLLAARFHVRGEFIRAWNFSSSAMDTRGVAIIDSMMNLPLLYWASEQSGDPRFRWLAEAHADTVAREFIRADGSICHVVEFDPHTGQKVREHGGQGHAPGSAWARGTAWALHGFALSFRYTGEARYLETAERAADFFLAMLGEEIVPVWDFRAPAEHQVAWDSSAAAIAASGLLELAKLSPRGETYAAAGERIVRGLHENYSSGDSAAEEGLIMQGTVHYPEGRGLNVPIIYGDYFYMEALAKLRGHAGLF from the coding sequence ATGGATACATCAACATCGGTAAAATGGTTGGAGGAAGCGTGGCAACAAGGCGCTGCCAAAACCATTCGGAATGCCAAGCGGATCAAGGATACATTTCCACACATTGCCCCGCAAGGGATGTATGACCGGAATGATCCGGAATGGTGGACAGCAGGTTTCTGGCCAGGATTGTTATGGCTGGTCTATGGGAATGCGCCGGAAAGTGAAGCGGTCGCTCCGCTGCATCGCATTGCCGAAAGCTGTGAGCGGCAACTGGAAGGTTGTCTGCGTGATCCCGAATCGGTGGATCACGATCTGGGGTTCATCTGGCTGCTTAGTGGCGTAGCCAACTACCGCCAGACGGGCAGCACGGATGGACGGCGGCGCGGCATGCTCGCCGCCAACCTGCTCGCTGCCCGGTTCCATGTGCGCGGTGAGTTCATCCGCGCCTGGAACTTCAGCTCGTCAGCAATGGATACGCGCGGCGTAGCCATCATTGACAGCATGATGAACCTGCCGCTGCTCTACTGGGCATCCGAGCAGAGCGGCGATCCTCGCTTCCGCTGGCTGGCGGAAGCGCATGCGGACACCGTAGCGCGCGAATTCATCCGCGCGGACGGGTCCATCTGCCACGTGGTGGAGTTCGATCCACACACGGGGCAGAAGGTGCGAGAGCATGGCGGACAGGGCCATGCTCCAGGTTCCGCCTGGGCGCGGGGCACCGCCTGGGCGTTGCACGGGTTTGCGCTGTCTTTCCGGTATACGGGCGAAGCCCGATATCTGGAGACAGCGGAGCGTGCGGCCGATTTCTTCCTCGCCATGCTTGGCGAAGAGATCGTGCCGGTGTGGGATTTCCGCGCACCTGCGGAGCATCAGGTGGCGTGGGACTCATCCGCTGCGGCGATTGCCGCGAGCGGGTTGCTGGAGCTGGCGAAGCTGTCGCCACGCGGGGAAACCTATGCCGCCGCGGGAGAACGCATCGTCCGCGGCTTGCATGAGAACTATAGCTCCGGCGACTCGGCAGCGGAAGAAGGGCTGATTATGCAGGGAACGGTGCATTACCCGGAAGGGCGAGGGTTGAATGTGCCGATTATATACGGCGATTATTTCTATATGGAAGCGTTGGCGAAGCTGCGTGGACATGCGGGGTTATTTTAA
- a CDS encoding glycosyl hydrolase, with the protein MNKYISASTYPWKDELDRYRTLAEQAGPAPADGWNQDRKLALVERIVRAYTSYQDSNGAIIDPFSGVERYYSTPAYAMAASVLVDAGRTDLLDSAAAALSQSIDAVVKRSAPDNHPDFYPVLMMRAYMLLKSHLPEQAKIWAEALKTIDPEQDYVFTMSNMNNPNRMINWNAIMISGEYLRWREQLASEDTAWMDRYLEAYQIPRFTALGLYQDGPLDRPNCPFSYDIATRYHLGVMLEAGYEGAAADRLREQLRHGAYSSLLTLSPLGEIPPRGRSSQHQWNEAAAAYVCSTHATQALEAGDPVMAGAFARAANQCFAAVERWKMEDGRLKIVRNEYAPEDRHGYEIYTNHTCYNLWTAAALAHACLSDPGEDVSQVYLPSEVGGRVLQTDGWFETVVASVPGQQLVLHTAMNDPYTIPGLVRIQQTELPGLIGPSAASHVQAGFTEFAEGMVRPLSYCPAWKTPDGVWHSLAEGIPSGGAYDRDVGLDPAQGGGSIVYEKVDHDTRNQVEKHLAERVAEDGENAVENAFAVTWVGPLPGISALRTHYVQQADLLTITYEFEGEIAAAGALIPIMFHDGREQAVITHTDHSVRTEYRGRM; encoded by the coding sequence GTGAATAAGTATATATCTGCGTCCACATATCCATGGAAAGATGAACTTGACCGTTACCGTACGTTGGCAGAACAAGCAGGCCCCGCTCCGGCAGACGGCTGGAATCAGGATCGCAAGCTGGCACTCGTCGAGCGTATTGTGCGCGCTTACACATCCTATCAGGACAGCAATGGTGCAATTATTGATCCGTTCTCGGGTGTGGAGAGATATTATTCTACCCCAGCCTATGCGATGGCTGCGTCAGTTCTGGTTGACGCGGGGCGTACGGATCTGCTGGATTCTGCCGCGGCGGCCCTGTCACAGAGCATTGATGCCGTGGTCAAACGTAGCGCACCTGACAATCACCCTGATTTTTATCCGGTACTCATGATGAGAGCTTACATGTTGTTGAAGTCACATCTGCCTGAACAAGCGAAGATCTGGGCTGAAGCACTCAAAACGATTGATCCTGAACAAGATTATGTATTTACGATGAGCAACATGAACAATCCCAATCGCATGATTAACTGGAACGCCATTATGATCTCTGGCGAATATCTGCGGTGGCGTGAACAGCTGGCGAGTGAGGATACAGCGTGGATGGATCGTTATCTGGAGGCCTATCAGATCCCCCGATTCACGGCGCTCGGATTGTATCAGGATGGACCGCTGGACCGTCCGAATTGTCCATTTTCCTATGATATTGCCACCCGTTATCATCTTGGGGTGATGCTTGAAGCGGGTTACGAGGGAGCCGCTGCCGACAGGTTACGTGAGCAGCTGCGCCATGGTGCCTACAGCTCGCTACTGACGCTATCACCGCTAGGGGAGATTCCACCGCGGGGTCGCAGCTCTCAGCACCAGTGGAATGAAGCGGCCGCCGCTTATGTATGTTCTACACATGCAACGCAGGCTCTGGAGGCGGGAGATCCGGTGATGGCGGGTGCTTTTGCACGTGCGGCTAATCAATGTTTTGCTGCTGTGGAGCGCTGGAAAATGGAGGATGGGCGCCTGAAAATCGTGCGTAACGAATATGCGCCAGAAGATCGGCACGGGTACGAGATCTATACCAATCATACCTGTTACAACCTGTGGACGGCAGCTGCCCTTGCCCATGCCTGTCTCAGTGATCCGGGAGAAGATGTGAGCCAAGTGTACCTTCCTTCCGAGGTGGGTGGTCGAGTTCTGCAGACCGATGGGTGGTTCGAAACGGTGGTTGCTTCCGTACCAGGTCAACAGCTGGTATTGCATACGGCGATGAATGATCCATATACAATCCCTGGTTTGGTGCGGATTCAGCAGACGGAGTTGCCTGGGCTGATCGGTCCTTCCGCTGCCAGTCATGTGCAGGCCGGGTTCACGGAATTCGCCGAAGGGATGGTCCGTCCACTCAGCTACTGTCCTGCCTGGAAGACCCCAGATGGAGTATGGCATAGCCTTGCAGAAGGAATTCCATCCGGTGGTGCATATGATCGGGATGTTGGATTAGACCCTGCCCAGGGAGGTGGGTCCATCGTGTATGAGAAAGTGGATCATGATACGCGGAATCAAGTGGAGAAGCATCTTGCGGAAAGGGTCGCAGAAGATGGCGAAAATGCCGTGGAGAACGCTTTTGCCGTGACATGGGTTGGTCCCTTGCCTGGAATTAGTGCTTTGCGTACCCATTATGTGCAACAGGCAGACTTGCTGACCATAACGTATGAATTCGAAGGTGAGATTGCGGCGGCAGGTGCACTCATTCCGATAATGTTCCATGATGGTCGTGAACAGGCGGTGATTACCCATACGGATCATAGTGTACGAACGGAGTATCGGGGGCGTATGTAG
- a CDS encoding heparinase II/III family protein has translation MAALLLLQDESTLRESISHTVNCMNAFLSGYGEDGGCAEGIGYWVYGFGYFTYYAELLREYSEGELDLLTGSKIATIAAFPLRVHLSGGTYVNYSDSAEQEEIPSGLFSRLASRIGMQVELPLHIPRFTDDPCHRWAHLLRNVMWSDPAVYGDDGAYAGAERGFIFQNLGWMIAKGVLDSPNKNHTNGTPLHVAVSVKGGHNDEPHNHNDLGQFIIHCGGENILCDPGAGLYTQAYFAPGREQLFHISSSGHSVPLIEGQEQSSGRQAQAHVLEAKLAEDGGELDTTLDLSSAYPVASLARYTRQFHWEMAPDGSRDRAELRLIDRFRWKRRLVSSAEPFSPVDDSDAGYSSVVERWMSRVRPEVVKSGNLRWQGVHGTVHMAYDADHWQVFTEAVDTVDHDNNPVTFYRTSLSWTGVIDERDVRNEHPETLETVCEVRFIIEPKMGEIEVSQCE, from the coding sequence ATGGCCGCATTGTTGCTGCTTCAGGATGAATCCACACTACGGGAATCAATCTCCCATACGGTCAACTGCATGAATGCATTCCTGAGCGGATATGGCGAGGATGGCGGTTGTGCCGAAGGCATTGGATATTGGGTATATGGCTTCGGTTATTTCACCTATTATGCCGAATTGCTCCGCGAGTATAGTGAGGGCGAACTGGATCTGTTGACAGGTTCCAAAATAGCAACCATCGCAGCCTTCCCGCTGCGGGTTCATCTGTCGGGCGGTACCTATGTGAATTATTCGGACAGTGCCGAGCAGGAAGAGATTCCTTCCGGATTATTTTCTCGACTGGCTTCCCGAATTGGGATGCAGGTGGAGCTGCCGCTTCACATTCCACGGTTCACCGATGATCCCTGTCATCGCTGGGCTCATCTGTTGCGGAACGTGATGTGGAGTGATCCGGCAGTCTATGGGGATGACGGTGCCTATGCAGGGGCTGAGCGAGGATTTATTTTTCAAAATCTGGGCTGGATGATTGCAAAGGGAGTGCTCGATTCTCCCAATAAAAACCATACGAATGGAACACCTCTTCATGTGGCGGTTTCCGTTAAAGGCGGGCATAACGATGAACCTCACAATCATAATGATCTGGGTCAGTTCATTATTCATTGCGGTGGCGAGAATATTTTGTGTGATCCAGGAGCAGGGTTGTATACCCAAGCGTATTTTGCACCAGGCAGGGAGCAGTTGTTCCACATCTCATCATCCGGGCATAGCGTTCCGCTTATTGAGGGCCAGGAGCAAAGCTCAGGCCGGCAAGCGCAAGCCCATGTGTTGGAGGCAAAGCTGGCAGAGGATGGCGGTGAACTGGATACAACTTTGGATCTATCTTCGGCATATCCTGTTGCTTCACTGGCTCGTTATACACGTCAATTCCATTGGGAAATGGCTCCTGACGGTAGTAGAGATAGAGCAGAATTACGACTGATTGACCGTTTTCGATGGAAACGCAGGCTGGTGTCTTCGGCAGAACCATTTTCTCCGGTGGATGATTCAGATGCAGGCTATTCAAGCGTTGTGGAGCGATGGATGAGCAGAGTGCGGCCTGAGGTGGTGAAAAGCGGTAATCTTCGCTGGCAAGGTGTACATGGAACGGTGCATATGGCGTATGATGCGGACCATTGGCAAGTCTTTACGGAGGCAGTGGACACAGTGGATCATGACAATAACCCAGTCACATTCTATCGGACATCACTATCCTGGACAGGTGTAATCGATGAGAGGGATGTTCGGAATGAACACCCGGAGACGCTTGAAACGGTATGTGAGGTACGCTTCATCATTGAGCCGAAAATGGGAGAAATCGAGGTGAGCCAGTGTGAATAA
- a CDS encoding AzlD domain-containing protein, with amino-acid sequence MEVRWDVFWIIMGSALLTFIPRVLPLMLFSKIQIPMWLLRWLEYVPVAVMAAMIGQELFMSDNQLVPITHNAALWASLPTIAVAIWTRSLLGTVLVGIVAMMILRYWMG; translated from the coding sequence ATGGAAGTAAGATGGGATGTATTCTGGATTATTATGGGGTCGGCGCTGTTGACATTTATTCCGCGTGTACTGCCACTGATGCTGTTCAGCAAAATACAGATCCCCATGTGGTTGTTGCGTTGGCTGGAGTATGTACCGGTAGCGGTCATGGCAGCAATGATTGGTCAGGAGCTGTTCATGTCGGACAATCAGTTGGTGCCGATCACGCATAATGCAGCTCTGTGGGCCTCCCTGCCGACGATTGCAGTAGCGATCTGGACACGCAGTCTGCTTGGAACCGTACTGGTCGGTATTGTGGCTATGATGATTTTGCGATATTGGATGGGATAG
- a CDS encoding AzlC family ABC transporter permease, with protein sequence MQGVKDCIPTLLGYLSIGFAAGVIEMTAGLSLVETALLSLILYAGSAQFIAAGMLASNGSALAIMFTIFFVNLRHLLLSAAVSPYFRHLTPLKNMWIGSLLTDESFGVAMTRAIGKERLSERWMHGLNITAYLNWFAANMAGAYFGRWITNPERLGLDYALPAMFIGLVVLQLVHRKNKKIHIHVAIIAVVCVIFASMASLGSMSVIVAAVIAATMGVFLERWK encoded by the coding sequence ATGCAGGGGGTCAAAGATTGTATCCCAACCCTGCTTGGTTATTTGAGTATTGGCTTTGCAGCGGGTGTCATTGAAATGACCGCAGGTCTGAGTCTGGTGGAAACGGCTCTGCTCAGCCTGATTTTATATGCAGGATCGGCTCAGTTCATTGCAGCAGGCATGCTTGCATCGAATGGATCAGCACTAGCCATCATGTTCACCATATTTTTTGTGAATCTTCGTCATTTGCTGCTCAGTGCAGCTGTATCACCGTATTTTCGTCACCTGACCCCGCTTAAGAATATGTGGATTGGTTCATTACTTACGGATGAGTCTTTCGGCGTAGCGATGACACGTGCGATTGGCAAGGAAAGACTCAGTGAACGGTGGATGCACGGTCTGAATATTACTGCATATCTGAACTGGTTCGCGGCTAATATGGCGGGAGCGTACTTTGGACGCTGGATCACCAATCCGGAACGACTGGGTCTGGATTATGCCCTGCCTGCGATGTTTATTGGCCTGGTCGTACTCCAGTTGGTACATCGGAAAAACAAAAAAATACACATTCATGTGGCGATTATCGCTGTTGTCTGTGTAATCTTCGCCAGCATGGCTTCACTTGGCAGCATGAGTGTCATTGTGGCTGCGGTCATTGCGGCAACGATGGGAGTGTTCTTGGAACGATGGAAGTAA
- a CDS encoding methyl-accepting chemotaxis protein has protein sequence MREKLILSFAIVLLIPTISLGIISFQTAEAKVEEKMYENAISNVTVLNQTIDQIIGATRKNVDFLASQLDAGNVGPNQGDETDTIRTLLDAYKETHDDVELASIGTDQGVYINSPVTAVNKEGYDPRERPWYQAATQNKDVPTVITPYISSNTGNVVASVAQTSADGHGVVSVSLSLEALSQTVNSTKIGEKGYVYIIDNANKIIVHPTEKPGTEGTMEPYKDIFAQKNGSLTYTLNGNQEHAFFATNETTGWTVVGVIDSGEVTASVRPILYTTLIVIAIAIAVSSIIIFWIVRSITKPLNRLVKASDEISNGNLTIEVAVLGQDEFGKLSTSFNKMSESLRTVIQDVRHTADELTTSSTQLAVNSSETTKATEQVALITEESAAGLEKQTSSLKHTAQQMNELAGGVGQVTNSTQQVSEAAMQASELADKGNATIQTAVSEMDSVSRFVQGMADTAGRLEQHSTSIGEMVSVITDIAAQTNLLALNASIEAARAGEHGRGFSVVASEVRKLAEQSSLSGQKIVEMVGAIQQEIAMANHNVQIGQQDVSNGIRAVQFADEAFAQISQAVGVVNHQLENIAAASQQMSASTAEVVQSIDQIHTISETNADGTENISAATEEQVASMQEISSSADSLAHLAHKLQKLVEQFKL, from the coding sequence ATGAGAGAGAAACTGATTCTGTCATTTGCCATTGTTCTACTCATTCCCACAATCAGTCTGGGCATTATCTCGTTCCAAACAGCCGAGGCCAAGGTCGAAGAGAAAATGTATGAGAACGCCATCAGCAATGTTACTGTGCTCAATCAGACCATTGATCAGATCATTGGCGCAACACGCAAGAATGTGGATTTCCTGGCAAGTCAGCTGGATGCAGGCAATGTTGGACCGAACCAAGGTGATGAGACGGATACCATTCGTACCTTGCTTGACGCGTATAAGGAAACCCATGATGACGTGGAACTTGCCTCCATCGGCACGGATCAAGGCGTGTATATTAACTCCCCTGTAACGGCTGTGAACAAAGAAGGATACGACCCGCGCGAACGCCCGTGGTATCAGGCTGCTACGCAGAACAAAGATGTCCCTACCGTAATCACTCCCTACATATCAAGCAATACCGGCAATGTTGTTGCTTCGGTAGCACAGACCTCGGCAGATGGACATGGTGTTGTCTCTGTAAGTCTTTCGCTTGAGGCCCTCTCCCAGACGGTTAATTCCACAAAGATTGGTGAGAAGGGTTATGTCTATATCATTGATAATGCGAACAAAATCATTGTACATCCTACCGAAAAACCGGGAACCGAAGGAACCATGGAACCCTATAAAGATATTTTTGCACAGAAGAATGGAAGTCTGACTTATACGCTAAATGGAAACCAGGAACATGCCTTTTTCGCCACCAATGAAACGACAGGCTGGACCGTGGTCGGTGTCATTGATAGTGGTGAAGTAACGGCATCTGTCCGGCCTATCCTGTACACCACACTTATTGTTATTGCGATTGCGATCGCTGTAAGCTCCATCATCATTTTCTGGATTGTACGCTCCATCACCAAACCGCTGAACCGTTTGGTGAAGGCATCTGACGAAATTAGTAATGGTAATCTGACCATCGAGGTTGCTGTATTGGGACAGGATGAATTCGGCAAGCTGAGCACCAGCTTCAATAAAATGAGTGAATCCTTGCGAACCGTTATTCAGGACGTGCGACACACGGCTGACGAGTTAACCACCTCTTCCACACAGTTGGCAGTCAATTCATCCGAGACAACCAAAGCAACAGAGCAAGTTGCCCTGATCACGGAAGAATCTGCAGCTGGACTTGAGAAACAAACCAGCAGCCTGAAGCATACGGCACAGCAGATGAATGAGCTTGCTGGAGGTGTAGGACAGGTAACGAATAGCACCCAGCAAGTATCTGAAGCTGCCATGCAAGCCAGTGAGCTTGCAGATAAAGGAAATGCCACCATACAGACGGCCGTATCCGAGATGGATTCCGTCAGTCGCTTCGTGCAAGGTATGGCCGATACTGCTGGACGACTTGAACAGCATTCCACATCCATTGGCGAGATGGTTTCGGTTATTACAGACATCGCTGCACAGACCAATCTGCTTGCGCTTAATGCTTCGATTGAAGCAGCTCGTGCAGGTGAGCATGGACGTGGCTTCTCCGTTGTGGCCAGCGAAGTCCGCAAGCTTGCGGAACAATCCAGCCTGTCCGGTCAGAAGATCGTAGAGATGGTCGGAGCGATTCAACAGGAGATTGCAATGGCTAATCACAATGTACAGATCGGGCAACAGGATGTAAGCAACGGCATTCGCGCCGTTCAGTTTGCAGATGAAGCTTTTGCCCAGATTAGTCAGGCTGTCGGGGTCGTCAATCATCAGCTAGAGAACATTGCAGCCGCCTCGCAGCAGATGTCTGCAAGTACAGCAGAAGTCGTGCAATCCATTGATCAGATCCACACGATATCGGAAACGAATGCCGATGGAACAGAGAACATCTCCGCTGCTACGGAGGAGCAGGTGGCTTCCATGCAGGAGATATCTTCCTCTGCTGATTCCCTTGCCCATCTGGCTCACAAGCTGCAGAAGCTGGTGGAGCAATTCAAGCTGTAA
- a CDS encoding DUF2087 domain-containing protein, with translation MKSSESWLQTASLEEIKRGYLEEGPAYVCVCCGYRTEAGIIYPEEGVLYEAARYMRVHIEKVHGSVFEYLLELDKSVTGLSDVQRGLLAQFHEGKKDAEVQKALGIGSASTIRNHRFVLKEKERQAKIFLALMELLKSKDTQAPAEWVPPVTRHGHTIHPGSFDITEQDRQKVLNKYFPEGTGGPLTTFHMQQKHKYIVLTEIAKRFDAERQYSEKQVNDLLKEVNEDYVEIRRYLIDYGLLEREPDGSQYWRGGRADQQSVTDGKQERKEKGEQEKMNRRKELQEQAKEVKTEAGVYQIRNERNNKVYIDSTLNLKTINGQRFMLQMGSHLNRRLQAEWNEYGENAFVIEVLETLKPDDNPYYDPKDALAKCLNRWFEQLEPYGDQGYHGDKKPSAE, from the coding sequence ATGAAATCATCGGAAAGCTGGCTGCAAACCGCTTCATTGGAAGAGATCAAGCGTGGTTATCTGGAGGAAGGTCCCGCCTATGTATGCGTCTGCTGTGGATACAGGACGGAAGCGGGGATTATCTACCCTGAAGAAGGGGTGCTCTATGAGGCAGCCCGTTATATGCGTGTGCATATTGAAAAGGTACATGGGTCAGTATTTGAGTACTTGCTGGAGCTGGATAAAAGCGTAACCGGATTGTCTGATGTCCAGCGTGGCTTGTTGGCCCAGTTTCATGAAGGGAAGAAGGATGCTGAAGTACAGAAAGCTCTTGGTATTGGGAGTGCCTCCACAATCCGGAATCATCGGTTTGTATTGAAGGAGAAAGAACGGCAGGCCAAGATATTCCTGGCATTAATGGAGCTCCTCAAGAGTAAGGATACCCAGGCTCCAGCGGAATGGGTGCCACCTGTGACAAGACATGGGCATACGATCCATCCTGGCTCATTTGATATTACAGAACAGGATCGGCAGAAGGTGCTGAATAAATATTTTCCGGAGGGTACTGGCGGTCCACTGACGACGTTTCATATGCAGCAAAAGCATAAATATATCGTGCTCACCGAGATAGCCAAACGATTCGACGCAGAGCGCCAATATTCCGAAAAACAGGTCAATGACCTGCTGAAGGAAGTTAATGAGGATTACGTGGAAATACGGAGGTATCTCATCGACTATGGTCTGCTCGAACGTGAGCCAGACGGCAGTCAGTATTGGCGGGGAGGGCGTGCAGATCAACAGAGCGTCACAGATGGAAAACAGGAACGCAAAGAAAAGGGGGAGCAGGAGAAGATGAATCGTCGCAAAGAATTGCAGGAACAGGCGAAGGAAGTCAAAACGGAAGCAGGCGTCTATCAAATTCGGAATGAACGTAATAACAAAGTCTATATCGACAGCACGCTTAACTTGAAAACCATTAACGGACAACGGTTTATGTTACAGATGGGCAGCCATCTGAATCGGAGATTGCAGGCTGAATGGAATGAATATGGGGAGAATGCCTTCGTAATTGAAGTGCTGGAGACATTGAAGCCTGATGATAATCCGTATTACGATCCCAAAGATGCACTCGCCAAATGTCTGAACCGCTGGTTTGAACAGTTAGAGCCCTATGGAGATCAAGGGTACCACGGAGATAAAAAGCCATCTGCTGAATAA
- a CDS encoding methyl-accepting chemotaxis protein, with the protein MTSNDIINKSPALQRQMDRMSQNHKELGVLTAGAEDGSWMKSPQSEEQNYDPRERSWYKMGMSQDEPVISDTFQSASTGEWVVTAAVKLADGKGVFGANVSLNHLKESVDQIRIGKEGKLYMLDNGGKFLFHYNIESGTQSDESYINEMYTQESGTVKYTYDGHEVEAVYYTNPATGWKIVGEMVPSEATEAVMPILIRAITIVASAMVIGLILLVFIIRSIHRPLLQLTQAASQVSAGDLTVRVGLQRKDEFGQLGESFDMMTTSLRSVLGEVHDTSSQLAASSEELMASSEQTSKATEQVAELMQDAAAGTTLQNNSLAATGQLVGEMSIGVKEISSSAEDTARIALDASTKSEAGMVTVEEAVTHIQQVNDESKAMSVVIEDLRAKNEEILVIVAEITAIAKQTNILALNASIEASRAGEQGRGFAVVANEVKSLANSSGTSAERINELMHEMQEKTNAVRSTFARTGEGMVKSSQMVTEAGEAFQNIRTAVQLVAAQAGEVSAASRQIDGGMSHINKAVSDTMVLSDRIASGTEDGSAAAQEQLATMEEVAASSAALSRMAEDLQSMIERFKL; encoded by the coding sequence ATGACTTCAAACGATATTATTAACAAATCCCCTGCGCTGCAAAGGCAGATGGATCGGATGTCTCAGAATCATAAGGAACTGGGTGTGCTCACCGCAGGTGCGGAAGATGGCAGCTGGATGAAATCCCCGCAATCCGAAGAACAGAATTATGATCCTCGTGAACGTTCATGGTATAAGATGGGCATGTCTCAGGATGAACCAGTAATCTCGGATACGTTCCAGTCGGCTTCAACGGGCGAATGGGTTGTGACCGCAGCAGTCAAGCTGGCTGACGGCAAAGGGGTATTCGGAGCCAATGTCAGTCTCAACCATCTGAAAGAATCCGTTGATCAGATTCGCATTGGTAAAGAGGGAAAACTGTACATGCTGGATAACGGGGGTAAATTCCTGTTCCACTACAATATTGAATCCGGAACACAATCGGATGAAAGCTACATTAATGAGATGTACACGCAGGAAAGTGGTACCGTGAAGTATACCTATGATGGTCATGAAGTGGAAGCAGTGTATTACACCAATCCGGCGACAGGTTGGAAAATTGTTGGTGAGATGGTTCCTTCGGAAGCCACTGAAGCCGTCATGCCTATTCTAATCCGTGCAATTACGATCGTGGCATCTGCTATGGTGATTGGATTGATTCTGCTTGTTTTCATTATCCGCAGCATTCATCGGCCATTACTGCAATTAACACAGGCAGCATCCCAAGTTAGTGCAGGTGATCTAACCGTGCGTGTAGGCTTGCAGCGCAAGGATGAGTTCGGACAGCTTGGCGAAAGCTTCGATATGATGACGACTTCACTGCGCAGTGTGCTTGGAGAGGTGCATGATACTTCAAGCCAGCTGGCAGCATCTTCGGAAGAGCTGATGGCAAGTTCCGAGCAGACATCCAAAGCTACAGAGCAGGTGGCCGAACTGATGCAGGATGCAGCTGCAGGAACAACTTTGCAGAATAATAGTCTCGCTGCTACAGGCCAACTCGTGGGCGAAATGTCCATTGGCGTCAAAGAGATCTCATCCAGTGCTGAAGACACCGCTCGTATCGCTCTTGATGCTTCCACCAAGTCGGAAGCGGGTATGGTTACCGTGGAAGAAGCGGTTACACATATTCAGCAGGTGAATGACGAGAGCAAGGCCATGTCTGTGGTCATTGAGGATCTGCGCGCAAAAAATGAAGAGATTCTGGTGATCGTGGCCGAGATTACGGCCATTGCCAAGCAGACAAACATCCTCGCATTGAATGCGTCCATTGAAGCTTCCAGAGCTGGTGAACAGGGGCGTGGATTCGCTGTTGTAGCCAACGAAGTGAAGTCACTGGCTAATAGTTCAGGGACTTCAGCAGAACGCATTAATGAGCTTATGCATGAGATGCAGGAGAAAACCAATGCGGTACGATCGACCTTTGCCCGTACGGGAGAAGGTATGGTCAAGAGTTCGCAGATGGTTACCGAAGCGGGCGAAGCATTCCAGAACATTCGTACTGCGGTACAGTTGGTGGCTGCACAAGCTGGAGAAGTATCCGCGGCTTCCCGTCAGATTGATGGCGGCATGAGTCATATCAACAAGGCAGTAAGTGATACAATGGTTCTGTCAGACAGAATTGCCTCTGGAACGGAAGATGGATCGGCGGCGGCTCAAGAGCAACTGGCCACCATGGAAGAGGTCGCAGCATCTTCGGCAGCATTGTCACGTATGGCTGAAGATCTGCAAAGCATGATTGAACGGTTTAAGTTGTAA